CTAATTGGGATTTAGTTCCAGGTGCGGCTGTAGACATAGCTGTTGATACTGGCGGTACTGCTTGGGTAGTTAATGCTGATGGCACAATATTTCAAAGAAGTGGTAATTCATGGCAACCAGTACCCGGCTGTGCCAAAAAAATCGCGGCTGGTGCTAAAGTTTGGGTGCTAGGTTGTGACAGAAATGGCAGTGATGGTTATCAAATCTTTTCTTGGAATGGTTCTGGTTGGGATTTAATTCCTGGTGCAGCTGTAGACCTAGCTGTTGACTCTAGCAATATCGTTTGGGCAGTTAATGGGCGTGGAGAGATATTTCGTAACATCAATTCTCGTACAAATGGATACGTCATTAAAAAAGGTGATCCTTGGAAACAAGTTGTCGGTTGTGCCAAAAAAATTGCTGTTGGTGGTACTAAAACTTGGGTGCTAGGTTGTGCCAGCAATGGTAGTAGTGGTTATGAAATCTTTTCTAGGAACGGTTCCGCTTGGGATCTAGTTCCGGGTGCGGCTGTAGAGATTACCGTTGACGCTAGCGGTAATCCTTGGGTAGTTAATGCTGATGGACAAATATTCCGCGCACCATAAATAACGTCATGTGCAACTTTCTTATCAGTTTGATAAAAGTTGCACATTCAGTCAACATAAATTTACTTTCACCAAATATTTACTTCTACAAAATATTGGAAATATTCTATGTCATTGATGAGATTACGTCAAAGTAAAAACTTGTTAATTAAAGGCGTATTAACTAACATTGTAGCTGTTGCTGTTAGTTCGATATTTTTAACAAATATTTCCATAAACCAAGGACAAGCATCATGCGCTTCGCCTTATGGTAATCTTGATTTTGAACAACAGCCATCGTCTTATTGGAAGACTGAAGGACGTGCAGGTTTCGATATTAATAAAGGATATAGTTTTAGAGGTCGAAATAATGCCTGGATACGGAATGTTTCTGATTGGAATGGAATTCGTCAGCAAGTACGTCTCAAGCCCAATTCCAACTATATCTTGGAAGCCTATGTGCGAACATCAGCCAATGTCACAGATGGATACTTCGGGGTTCGTGATACCCAACAGAAAGTTTGGTCTGAACTCAAGTTTGGTAGCTTACCGCAATATACGAAACTGACGTTACAGTTCCGAACTGGTAACGCCTCAACTTATAACATCTTTACAGGCTTCTGGGCTTTAGGACAAGATAGCTGGGTACAAGTTGATAGCTATTCTTTGAAGGGGCCAAGTCCAGTATGTCCTGACCAACAGTAAATTCTGATGCCTCGGTTTAAAGCGTAGACGCGGTAGGACTTGTCGTCAGACATCGCTTTTTAAATTCTTCAACCGATTTCCAAATAAAAAAATATCCCACTGTTCACACATAAATCAAAAAAAGAACCCCACCCCGCCTTTAACTTGCGTCAAAGTCTCCCCTCCTCGCAAGCGGGGAGAGGCTGGGGGTGGGGTGTTAGGTGACTTTTGCAAGAGGTCTATTTATTTCTTGGAGTTCCCCAAGTGTTCCCGAAAATATTGTTGATATAACTGACAACTTGGCGTTAATTTATCACCGACTCTTTTAACCAATCCCATACTGTATAGCTGATATGCTTGCATTGTTTCTATATCCACTGGTTCAGGCAAATTGACTACTTTAATAAATGCCTCGGCTAAATGAAAATTGACTTTAAAAGTATTCAAAAATCGCCGTAAATGTTCTTCATATATTCCAGCATTTGTAGGAGCATTCTGTAATAATTTTTCTAGAGTTGTATCCCCAAGTGCAAGATGATAAAGTGCCAATCTAATTAAATATGGATGCCCTCCGAGCAGAGACATTAATTGCTGCACTTGAGTTTGATTATAATTGAGTTGATGATGGTGGGCTAAAACTTCTATTTGTTCTTGGGTAAACTCTGTTAATTCAACCACTAACCCAACATTAAAAGGTGATTGATTTATATCTAATGACCCATAATTTTCAGTTGAATGTACTACAGCTAATCGTAAATTTTCCCAAATTTCTACAGTTTTAGCTTCCTCATGCCAACTACGTAACATGGCGAAAAAACCTTGAGAAATGTCAGGATATTGAAAAATTCTATCTACTTCATCTAATGCCAAAACTAAATTACTGTTGATTTGGGTCAAAATATGATCTTCAAAATATGTAGTGCAATTAATAATGCTACCCCTATACTCATCCCAAGATTCATTCAACAAAGAAGGTAGTTTTAATTTGTAACTCACATAAGCACAAAACCAGCGCAAAAATTTATCCAAATTACTAAAAACATTTGCTTCTGCTTGCAACAGGTTTAGACGTACTGTATGGTATCCTTGCTGATTTGAGTGAGCGATGATTCTATCAAGTAAAGATGTTTTGCCCATTTGATTAGGGGCTTTAATTCGGATTAAAGAACCAGGCTGGAGAATTGTTTCATAACAGCGTTCTTCTATTGGCGATCGCGCAGCGTCTCCTTTAGAAAATCGCTGGATGTAAAATGCAGAAGTCAGAGGTACTGAACCTTCTGGGTATTCTGGCACAAACTCACTCTTGACGGTACTGAAACTATCTTGATGCCAAGACTCTAACTGCTGCACTTCTGTTGGTAGAAGATTTTTAAAGTGCGATCGCTCCACTGCTGCACGAAAATTAGTTTTATTAACCTCTTCTCCTAATGCTTGTGAAAGTAATTTCCACAGTTTGAAACCTACATCTTGCCGCAGATATTTAGCTGCATAACCTTCTTTACTGGCAATTTCATCATAATTCAAACCTTGCCATGACCCTTTAAGGACAATTATTTCTACATCTTTCAGGTGTCTGTTGATTTTGTTAAAGACAACTCCATCTAAAATTTGTAACCCTTCTTCCAAGTTCATTATTCATCCTGAGTAGATATATTTATAGGAATCTTACTTGAATTTTACTCAGTATACTGACAAAGAAACCTTTCTATGGCAAACTTCTCGCCAACTGTTTTTTTTAAATCAAATATGAGTCCTATATCAGGAAGGGTTTCCCGACTTGAAAAGACAGTCCCTTGTGAAGGTTCCCTCGTGCAACTGTCGTCAAACTGCCCGTAACACAGATAAAAATATGGGTAATTTGAAAGTCGGAAGGGAGTAACTCCTAATTCCTAACTTTTATAAGCAAGGGCAAAGCGTTCAATTCCAGCTAAATCAGTGTGAATTTGAATATTGCAATAGCTTCCTTGATTTTTTAATAGTTCACAAACTGTATCCGCCTGTCCTGCCATCATTTCAATCAGCCACACGCCACCAGGTTGCAAATAATTAGGGGAGGTTTCTATTAAATGACGGATGCAATCTAAGCCATCAGCACCACCATCCAGCGCTAAATGTGGTTCATGGTTAACCACTTCAGGTTGCAGGGTAGCCACAATATTGCTAGGAATATAAGGCGGGTTAGATACCATGCCACTGAATTGGCCTGACAATGATCCTAGCGGTTCCCACCAAGAACCTTGATAAAATCGAATTTGTTTGGCAAAACCTAAATTATGGGCATTTGCCTGGGCGATCGCTAATGCTTCCAAACTGCGATCAACAGCATGAATTGTTGCATTTGGCAAGGCATCTGCTAATCCCAAAGCGATCGCCCCACTTCCCGTACCTAAATCTGCCCAGTGTCCTGAGTCTAAAGGTAAAGTTGTCTGACTTTTAGCTGCGGCTTTCACAGCTAAATCAATCAAGTACTCTGTTTCTGGTCTGGGAATCAAAACCGCACTCGACACCGCAATTTTAAACTGTCGCCAAGGCGTTACTCCAGCAATGTACTGCACCGGCAGGCGTTCATGTAATCGCTTGTGCCACAGATGGTCTAACTCTTCTAAAGCTAACTTCATCTGAATTTGAGGTCTATCTTTGAAAGACTCCAAACGCAGTGCTAAACGGTCTAAGTCAGCCATCTCTAAAAGCAGCCAATCCACTTG
Above is a window of Nostoc sp. UHCC 0702 DNA encoding:
- the prmC gene encoding peptide chain release factor N(5)-glutamine methyltransferase, encoding MVDTQPKVVSGLQLWQWRNAAIQAAIANDVPASQVDWLLLEMADLDRLALRLESFKDRPQIQMKLALEELDHLWHKRLHERLPVQYIAGVTPWRQFKIAVSSAVLIPRPETEYLIDLAVKAAAKSQTTLPLDSGHWADLGTGSGAIALGLADALPNATIHAVDRSLEALAIAQANAHNLGFAKQIRFYQGSWWEPLGSLSGQFSGMVSNPPYIPSNIVATLQPEVVNHEPHLALDGGADGLDCIRHLIETSPNYLQPGGVWLIEMMAGQADTVCELLKNQGSYCNIQIHTDLAGIERFALAYKS
- a CDS encoding AAA-like domain-containing protein, producing the protein MNLEEGLQILDGVVFNKINRHLKDVEIIVLKGSWQGLNYDEIASKEGYAAKYLRQDVGFKLWKLLSQALGEEVNKTNFRAAVERSHFKNLLPTEVQQLESWHQDSFSTVKSEFVPEYPEGSVPLTSAFYIQRFSKGDAARSPIEERCYETILQPGSLIRIKAPNQMGKTSLLDRIIAHSNQQGYHTVRLNLLQAEANVFSNLDKFLRWFCAYVSYKLKLPSLLNESWDEYRGSIINCTTYFEDHILTQINSNLVLALDEVDRIFQYPDISQGFFAMLRSWHEEAKTVEIWENLRLAVVHSTENYGSLDINQSPFNVGLVVELTEFTQEQIEVLAHHHQLNYNQTQVQQLMSLLGGHPYLIRLALYHLALGDTTLEKLLQNAPTNAGIYEEHLRRFLNTFKVNFHLAEAFIKVVNLPEPVDIETMQAYQLYSMGLVKRVGDKLTPSCQLYQQYFREHLGNSKK